In a single window of the Nicotiana tomentosiformis chromosome 8, ASM39032v3, whole genome shotgun sequence genome:
- the LOC104120343 gene encoding uncharacterized protein produces MSITLSALSSSIPSLNKFHKISSSHFPLNACPRNQNIIFPLSITRIKPFKLELTQKRYSGLFGSNCGFSLIKKNGFIVKAENGKSVEKAENEARGESTMPDRFRYLTKEAPDNPVRWPWFIALAFLLYAWRTVLWELSNWKKAVGAIFRFLGYIPKLALSFIYYFIGDQITAVIRFIESTIYSIRAFYSGVVAYAPLQELTTIIILASCVLAIAEAAVPDSVNSQPYLLTAAGIMGFAAVRGYISELFFWFLLVGLFVFARFIRKRDYVSSALPAAAVLAAVGEPWIRMVVMVSYAALAVIQHSKMPLNKSEGETTGAVKKVPIPLICAALAIGVRLAAKWAGYRHLTWMIV; encoded by the exons ATGTCGATTACACTCTCAGCTCTCTCATCTTCAATCCCATCTCTCAATAAATTCCATAAAATCTCCTCCTCACATTTTCCTTTAAATGCTTGCCCTCGTAATCAGAATATAATTTTTCCCTTATCTATAACCAGAATTAAACCTTTCAAACTAGAATTGACCCAAAAAAGATATTCCGGGCTTTTTGGTAGTAATTGTGGATTTTCGTTAATTAAGAAAAATGGGTTTATTGTGAAAGCTGAGAATGGAAAAAGTGTTGAGAAAGCTGAAAATGAGGCTAGGGGAGAGAGCACAATGCCGGATAGATTCAGGTATTTGACCAAAGAAGCTCCTGATAATCCTGTTAGATGGCCTTGGTTCATAG CATTGGCCTTTCTGCTATATGCCTGGAGAACTGTCTTGTGGGAACTGTCTAATTGGAAAAAAGCTGTGGGTGCTATCTTCCGATTTCTTGGTTACATCCCGAAACTTGCATTGTCCTTTATATACTACTTCATAGGGGATCAGATCACAGCTGTAATTAGATTTATTGAATCAACAATTTACTCCATTCGAGCTTTCTACTCTGGTGTAGTTGCATATGCACCACTTCAAGAGCTGACAACAATCATAATTTTGGCATCTTGTGTACTTGCCATTGCTGAAGCGGCTGTTCCAGATTCTGTGAACAGCCAACCGTACCTTCTTACAGCAGCTGGAATAATGGGATTCGCTGCTGTGAGAGGTTATATCTCTGAGCTGTTCTTTTGGTTTCTACTTGTGGGCTTGTTTGTCTTTGCTCGATTTATTAGAAAAAGAGACTATGTGTCTTCCGCATTGCCTGCTGCAGCTGTATTAGCTGCTGTCGGAGAGCCTTGGATTAGAATGGTAGTAATGGTTTCTTATGCTGCTTTGGCCGTTATTCAACATTCTAAGATGCCTTTAAATAAAAGTGAAGGTGAAACTACTGGTGCAGTTAAGAAGGTCCCGATTCCTCTGATTTGTGCTGCATTGGCCATTGGCGTTCGACTTGCTGCAAAATGGGCTGGTTATCGGCATTTGACTTGGATGATTGTTTGA